Proteins encoded by one window of Vibrio panuliri:
- the tssE gene encoding type VI secretion system baseplate subunit TssE encodes MTYFAPEESTFGVGFLERLEADAKHMSVTQGPEPSDVMRSIKLNVSKILNTRIGGAQSSPDLGLIDFNDATLDTLDLSVRIKLAIRNCLHNFEPRLKNVEVSSQTDSYSPLSLQFKITAQINSEAIHDRVQFSLLLDQNRKYRVI; translated from the coding sequence ATGACGTACTTTGCACCAGAAGAAAGTACGTTTGGTGTCGGCTTCTTAGAACGCTTGGAAGCCGACGCCAAGCATATGTCGGTGACTCAAGGACCTGAGCCGAGTGACGTGATGAGATCAATAAAACTCAATGTTTCGAAGATATTGAACACTCGTATTGGCGGCGCACAAAGTTCACCAGATTTGGGGTTAATCGATTTTAATGACGCAACGTTAGACACGCTTGATCTCTCGGTCAGAATTAAGTTGGCAATTCGCAATTGTTTGCACAACTTTGAGCCTCGACTTAAGAACGTCGAAGTGAGTTCTCAAACCGACAGTTACAGCCCACTCTCACTGCAGTTCAAAATAACCGCGCAGATCAATAGTGAAGCGATCCACGATCGTGTTCAGTTTAGTTTGCTACTTGATCAGAATAGAAAATACCGAGTGATTTAG
- the tssG gene encoding type VI secretion system baseplate subunit TssG yields the protein MGYSGGDAATDLVAQAAQPDGVAMPNDVHEYNFYQLVELLQKLYAMNPEEDDWERQCRLVFSANTSLGFSPSDVSRLDVLEDERLVMKTNFFGLSGAQSPLPGYVVEQLLNEEPGGSKQPFFDFFNNRLINLVYRIWRKYRYFVRFQPDAQDEFSSQLLSLVGLGSPDLRGDTPINWCKMLAYSGTLAGRSRSPQVVAGIIAHCFDLEDVEIRQWVRRNVKIDQSQQTRVGIANAQLGVSSMVGESVVDCNGKFVICIRRLSRKTFSDFLPSGREFGPLCKLVELILREQMAYDLELTMDDNEAPDFVLAEPAEIALGWTSFLGTSEQEKSVLIQVRQ from the coding sequence ATGGGGTACTCAGGCGGGGATGCAGCCACTGATCTAGTGGCACAAGCTGCGCAGCCTGATGGGGTTGCAATGCCTAATGATGTCCATGAATACAACTTTTATCAGTTGGTAGAACTGCTGCAAAAGCTCTATGCAATGAATCCAGAGGAGGATGACTGGGAACGGCAATGTCGCTTGGTGTTTAGTGCTAACACGAGCTTAGGTTTCTCGCCCTCTGATGTAAGTCGTTTGGATGTGCTAGAAGACGAGCGCTTAGTAATGAAAACCAATTTTTTTGGTCTATCTGGTGCCCAGTCTCCGCTTCCAGGCTATGTGGTTGAACAATTGCTCAATGAAGAACCCGGAGGCTCTAAGCAGCCCTTTTTCGATTTCTTCAATAATCGCTTGATCAACTTGGTGTATCGAATTTGGCGCAAATACCGTTATTTCGTTCGCTTTCAGCCCGATGCACAAGATGAGTTTTCATCACAACTTCTCTCTCTTGTTGGTTTGGGCTCTCCGGATTTACGCGGCGATACGCCAATTAACTGGTGCAAGATGCTGGCTTATTCGGGAACGCTTGCGGGGCGTAGTCGTTCACCTCAAGTTGTTGCGGGCATCATTGCTCACTGCTTCGACTTGGAAGATGTGGAGATCAGGCAGTGGGTTAGGCGCAACGTAAAAATTGACCAATCCCAGCAAACCCGTGTTGGCATCGCAAATGCCCAGCTCGGTGTTTCATCAATGGTGGGGGAGTCGGTCGTGGACTGTAATGGCAAATTTGTAATCTGTATTCGACGTCTTTCTCGCAAGACCTTCTCCGATTTTTTACCGTCGGGAAGAGAGTTTGGTCCTTTGTGTAAGTTGGTTGAGCTTATTTTGCGTGAACAAATGGCTTATGACCTCGAACTGACGATGGATGATAACGAAGCCCCTGATTTTGTGTTAGCTGAACCGGCAGAGATTGCTCTGGGTTGGACTTCTTTCCTTGGCACTAGCGAACAAGAGAAGAGCGTACTTATTCAAGTAAGGCAGTAG
- the tssF gene encoding type VI secretion system baseplate subunit TssF yields the protein MAQDKYFREELAFLKEQGREFTEIHPQLSRFLHGRTLDPDVERLLEGFAFLTARLREKVEDEFPELTHSMINMLWPNYLRPIPSMSILRFSPDKSVSEKQLIGKGTQVDSKPVFGTKCHFQTCREVALYPLECIEVNAQHTREATTIDLLLEMHGETNVGNALLDSLRFYLGGDKYSSQMLYLWLNHYLDRVSIDVNGTEFQVGEGHFKTVGFDSDDALLPYPKNVYEGYRILQEYLSFAEAFHFFDLSGLDKAIPKSVSGLFSVKLYFSKTLPADVRVTKENFQLYCTPIINLFEHDADPIALSGRQSEYRVLPSSRYPSHYEVFNIQTVSGWQDTQSDGRRIRGEKRVYSSFESFQHEVERVRNRTALYYRSRVRESIRGDGFETFISFVRSDETTSIEVDEAVSVKLNCTNRLLPLELGVGDICEPTDTSPPFATFANITVPSQSLRPVLDGSLLWTLISNLSLNYLSLLSKDALSSVLRAYDFKALVDRQAERVSRRRLEAIQKIESKPVDKILRGLPVRGLQSTLYIDQAGFGSEGDLFLFGSVLSHFFALYASINSFHELHVVNITNKERYTWGTQAGMQPLI from the coding sequence ATGGCCCAAGATAAGTACTTTAGAGAGGAGCTTGCTTTTTTAAAAGAGCAGGGGCGTGAGTTCACTGAAATTCACCCGCAACTCTCTCGTTTCCTACATGGTCGTACCCTCGACCCTGATGTGGAACGGTTGCTCGAAGGTTTTGCGTTCTTGACGGCGAGGCTGAGAGAAAAAGTAGAAGATGAGTTTCCTGAACTGACTCATTCGATGATCAACATGCTGTGGCCTAATTACCTAAGACCCATCCCGAGCATGAGTATCCTGCGTTTTTCGCCGGACAAAAGTGTTAGTGAGAAACAGTTGATTGGTAAAGGAACGCAAGTTGATAGCAAACCCGTTTTCGGCACCAAGTGTCACTTTCAAACTTGTCGTGAAGTGGCGCTTTACCCACTTGAATGTATTGAGGTCAATGCGCAGCATACGCGTGAAGCAACAACCATTGACTTACTGCTAGAAATGCATGGTGAGACCAATGTCGGCAATGCATTACTCGACAGTCTTCGTTTCTATTTGGGTGGAGACAAATATAGCTCACAGATGCTTTACCTGTGGCTAAATCACTATCTTGATAGAGTCAGCATTGACGTTAACGGTACAGAGTTTCAGGTGGGTGAGGGGCATTTTAAAACGGTCGGCTTCGACAGTGATGATGCGTTACTGCCGTACCCCAAAAACGTTTATGAAGGCTATCGTATTTTACAGGAGTACTTGTCATTTGCAGAAGCGTTCCATTTCTTTGACCTGTCTGGGCTTGATAAGGCGATTCCAAAAAGTGTCAGTGGACTGTTTTCGGTCAAACTCTATTTTTCCAAGACGTTGCCTGCGGATGTTCGTGTAACCAAAGAAAACTTCCAACTTTATTGCACGCCGATTATTAACTTGTTTGAACACGATGCTGATCCGATCGCTCTTTCTGGACGCCAGTCGGAATATCGTGTGTTGCCATCGAGTCGTTATCCTTCTCACTACGAAGTTTTTAACATTCAGACGGTATCAGGATGGCAAGACACCCAATCCGATGGACGACGTATTCGCGGCGAGAAGCGAGTTTACTCTTCATTTGAGAGCTTTCAACACGAAGTGGAACGGGTAAGAAACCGAACCGCCCTTTACTACCGCTCTCGCGTTAGAGAGAGCATTCGTGGTGATGGATTTGAAACCTTTATTTCATTTGTTAGAAGTGACGAAACTACCTCAATTGAGGTCGATGAAGCCGTTTCCGTTAAGTTGAACTGCACGAATCGCTTATTACCGTTGGAGTTAGGTGTTGGCGATATTTGTGAGCCAACGGATACCTCACCTCCATTTGCCACTTTCGCCAATATTACGGTGCCGTCACAGTCTCTTAGACCGGTTTTAGATGGCAGCTTGTTGTGGACGTTGATCTCCAACTTGTCGCTAAATTATCTGTCATTACTGTCCAAAGATGCCTTGAGCAGCGTGTTGCGCGCTTACGACTTCAAAGCGCTGGTTGACCGACAGGCGGAACGGGTATCGCGTAGAAGATTGGAAGCGATTCAGAAAATTGAATCTAAGCCCGTGGATAAGATCCTAAGAGGGCTACCGGTACGAGGACTGCAATCGACCCTATACATTGACCAAGCTGGCTTTGGTTCTGAGGGTGACCTATTTCTGTTTGGCTCAGTTCTAAGCCACTTCTTCGCACTGTACGCAAGTATTAACTCATTTCATGAGTTGCATGTGGTCAATATCACTAATAAAGAGAGGTATACATGGGGTACTCAGGCGGGGATGCAGCCACTGATCTAG
- the tssC gene encoding type VI secretion system contractile sheath large subunit — translation MMSTEKVLEKQQLAEGGLLDEIMAQTKIAPSEEGYDIAKKGVAAFIENLIGSKQADEAVNKALVDQMLVELDKKISAQMDEILHDSKFQQLESSWRGLKLLVDRTDFGENNKIDLLHVTKEELLEDFEFAPETAQSGLYKHVYSSGYGQFGGEPTGAIVGNFAFTPSTPDMKLLQYMGALGAMAHAPFLSSVGPEFFGIESFEELPNIKDVKSIFESPKYTKWRSLRESEDARYLGLTAPRFLLRVPYDPTENPIRSFNYTESVAQSHEHYLWGNTAFAFATRLTDSFAKYRWCPNIIGPQSGGAVEDLPVHVFESMGALQAKIPTEVLITDRKEFELAEEGFIALTMRKGSDNAAFFSANSIQKAKVFPNTKEGKEAETNYKLGTQLPYMMIINRLAHYIKVLQREQIGAWKERQDLERELNTWLKQYVADQENPPADVRSRRPLRAAKIEVADVEGNPGWYQVSLSVRPHFKYMGANFELSLVGRLDQA, via the coding sequence CTGATGTCTACAGAAAAGGTATTAGAAAAACAGCAGTTGGCTGAAGGCGGCTTACTGGATGAAATCATGGCGCAAACTAAAATCGCGCCAAGTGAAGAAGGATACGATATTGCCAAAAAAGGCGTAGCCGCCTTTATTGAGAACCTGATTGGTTCGAAGCAAGCTGACGAAGCGGTAAACAAAGCACTGGTTGACCAAATGTTGGTTGAGTTAGACAAAAAAATCAGTGCGCAAATGGATGAGATTCTACACGATAGCAAGTTCCAGCAACTCGAATCTTCATGGCGTGGTCTTAAGTTATTAGTTGACCGTACAGACTTCGGTGAAAACAATAAAATTGACCTTCTACATGTAACGAAAGAAGAGTTACTTGAAGACTTTGAGTTTGCTCCAGAAACGGCTCAGTCTGGTCTATATAAACACGTTTATTCATCAGGTTACGGCCAGTTTGGTGGCGAACCTACTGGCGCGATCGTGGGTAATTTTGCGTTTACTCCTTCAACACCTGATATGAAGCTACTGCAATATATGGGCGCGTTGGGTGCAATGGCGCACGCTCCATTCTTATCGAGTGTTGGCCCTGAGTTTTTTGGTATTGAATCATTTGAAGAGTTACCGAACATCAAAGATGTTAAATCGATCTTTGAGAGTCCTAAGTACACCAAATGGCGTTCATTGCGTGAATCAGAAGATGCCCGCTACCTAGGTTTGACGGCGCCACGTTTTCTGTTACGTGTGCCTTATGACCCAACTGAGAACCCTATTCGTTCGTTTAATTACACAGAGAGTGTTGCTCAGTCACATGAACACTATTTGTGGGGTAACACTGCCTTTGCATTTGCAACTCGCTTAACTGACAGCTTTGCCAAATATCGTTGGTGTCCAAATATTATCGGCCCACAAAGCGGTGGTGCAGTCGAAGACCTACCAGTGCACGTGTTCGAGTCTATGGGGGCACTACAAGCAAAAATCCCAACTGAAGTACTCATCACTGACCGTAAAGAGTTCGAACTTGCTGAAGAAGGGTTTATCGCACTGACGATGCGCAAAGGCAGCGACAATGCGGCGTTCTTCTCTGCCAACTCGATTCAAAAGGCGAAGGTTTTCCCGAATACCAAAGAAGGTAAAGAGGCTGAAACCAACTACAAACTCGGTACTCAACTGCCTTATATGATGATCATCAACCGCCTTGCTCACTACATTAAGGTGCTGCAACGTGAGCAAATTGGCGCGTGGAAAGAGCGTCAAGACCTCGAGCGCGAGCTGAATACTTGGCTTAAACAGTATGTTGCTGATCAGGAGAATCCACCAGCAGACGTACGTAGTCGCCGTCCACTTCGCGCAGCGAAGATTGAAGTGGCAGACGTTGAAGGAAACCCAGGTTGGTACCAGGTGTCTCTTTCTGTTCGTCCTCACTTCAAATATATGGGGGCTAACTTTGAGCTATCTCTGGTTGGTCGCTTAGATCAGGCTTAA